Part of the Syntrophorhabdaceae bacterium genome is shown below.
TTCTCGCGCACAAATCGTTTTGCCCATTCCCTGTATAAAGCCCTGGTCTTCATCTGGTAGCCGCCCGCTACTTCTGCAATCTCTACGGCCCTCTCGGATCCGTTGTATTCCTCACAAAGTTCGTGGAGAAACCGTTCGACCTCTTCCGGCGGATACTCTTCAAGCCTTTTCTTGAGCTGCTTGACCGCCACAGGTTTTGATGACGAGAACAATATAGCTTCTATAATTCTTTTCAGTTCCATAGGTTCAAAAATGCGTCCACTTTATCTGTTATTGTTTCCGAATCACCGGGATATTCGAACCAGTACATATCCTTTTCTTTTGCAAACCACGTAAACTGTCGTTTGGCGTAATGTCTCGTCTGTTGCTTTATATCTTTTACCATATCTTCATAGCGAATGGAACCTTTAATGTAGAGCAGTATCTCTCGGTATCCGATGCCGGAAAAAGGTTTCACCCCATCGCTGATCCCGCCTGAAAGAATAGCCTTCACCTCTTCAACCCAGCCTGCGGCGAGCATCTCTTCAACACGGGCATCGATGCTCGCATAGAGCTCTGCCCTGTCTTTTCTTAAACCGATTCTCAATATATCATAGACAGGGTGCTTAAAGCCGTGATCTTTCTCAAGATCGGTCACCTTTTTGCCGGTAACAAGAAAGATCTCCATCGCCCTCACCACCCGAATTCTATCTTTAAAACTTATCCTCATGGCATAGTCCCGGTCTATTTCCCTGAGTCGTTCATAAAAGGCGAGAGGGTCCTGAGCATATTCTTTTTGAAGTCTTTCCCTTATTTCACTATCCTTTTCCGCTTTGAAGAGTCCGTAGATCAGCGCCCTGAGGTAAAGGCCGGTCCCACCGACAAGAATGGGCAAGAAGCCACGGGACAGCACGTCCTCGATAGCGTGATCGGCCATCTCCTTGAACCTGGCCGCGTGGAATTCTTCGTGGGGTTCGACGATATCGACGAGGTGATGGGGGATTGTCTTGCGCATCGTCGAATCGGGTTTTGCCGTGCCGATATCGAAGTGCCGGTACACCTGCATGGAATCACAATTGATGATCTCGCCGCGAAACTTGTCCGCAAGACGAAGCGCCAGGGATGATTTGCCGGTGCAGGTGGGTCCGCTTATGGAAACGATTTTCCTCTTGTTTGATAACATCAGTGATATAAAGTATACTATAGGCCCGGATGTATTCAAGAGTTATCAAATTGAGCATTCTCTTTGTGCTGGTACCCGCTCTCTTCGGGGTGAGTTTCGGCTACGCACTCGTAAATTACCTCGAGATCCCGGATGTCAAGCAGCTCGAGACCTATCGTCCCAAATCAGCCACCCGTCTCTTTGCTGACGATGGAACGCTTTACGCGGAGTTATACGTGGAGAAGAGGGTTCCCATTCCCATCACTGAGATGCCGCGACACTTAAGGCTCGCGTTCATTGCCATTGAGGATGTGAGATTCTATAAGCATTTTGGCGTGGACATCCGGGGCATCGGGAGGGCCATTTATCGCAACATCATGAGGAAAGGTATTACCGAGGGGGCGTCAACCATTACGCAGCAGCTCGCGCGGAATCTCTATCTCACCCCTCAAAAGACGCTCAAGAGGAAGATCGAGGAAGCCATCCTCGCGATCCAGATCGAGCGGACATACTCGAAAGATGAAATCCTCAACATGTATCTCAACCTGATTTATCTCGGGGAGGGCGCTCACGGGGTCGAGGCCGCGTCGTATACCTATTTCCACAAGCATGCACGGGAGCTCTCACTCGATGAGTCGGCGATGCTCGCCGCCATGACCAAGTCTCCATCGCGGCTTTCTCCCTATAAGAACCCTGCGAAAACAGTGGAACGAAGAAACACCGTGTTAAGAAAAATGTATGATGCGGGATTCATCAGCAAAGAAGAATATGCAAATGCCGTGCATACTGCCCTTGCCATAGCGCCGTTCAAAACCTACGAGAAGAAGACGGGGTATTTCACAGAGTACGTAAGGCAAACGCTGGAAGATCTGGTGGAGGATCCGCAGGAGATCTATACTACCGGGTTTAATATCAAGACCACCTTGAGTCTGAAGATGACGGACTTTGCTTACGAGGCCATTGAAAAAGGCATTCAGGCCTATCAGAAACGCCATCCACAGGCAGAACCTCCCGAGGTGGCGCTCGTAGCCATGGAAGTGAAAACCGGGGAAATCAAGGCTTTGATCGGCGGCAGGGATTTCTCGTCGTCGCCTTACAACAGGGCGGTCCAGGCCAGACGACAGCCGGGCTCCGCTTTTAAGCCGATTATCTATCTCACCGCCCTGGAGCAGGGCTTCAAACCGGACATGATACTGCGTGACGCGCCCATCTCGTTTAACAACCCGCATAACGGGTCGGTGTGGAGTCCCAAGAACTATCATAACGAGTATCACGGCGATGTGACCATGCGAAAAGCACTCGAGCTTTCCTTAAATACCGCGACCGTGAGACTTCTTGAAAAGGTTGGCGTTGAGAACGTGATCGATATGGCAAAGCAGCTCCATATAACGAGTAATTTTGAACCGAATCTCTCGCTTTCCCTGGGCACGACCGAGATAGCACCCATAGAACTAGCCGCGGCCTACGCCACGTTTGCCAGAGGCGGCACATACATGCCGCCCATGGCTTTCAGGACAATTACCACCATCGAAGGCGAGGAGAAGTACAATCAGGAGATTCCCGAGGAACCGGTAGTGACGCCGGAGGTCGCCTACGGTCTTGTTGATATGATGAAGGGTGTGATCCAGAGAGGTACCGCGAGGGCAGCGGCAAAAATGCCCTATTATCTGGCCGGTAAGACGGGCACTACGGACGAATCCAGGGATGCCTGGTTCATCGGATTTTCGCCCGATCTTTTATGCGCCGTTTGGGTCGGTTATGACAAGAAGATCAACCTGAGCAGAGAAGCCGGTGCGTCTGTAGCCCTGCCCATCTGGATGGATTTCATGTCCAAAGCCCTGCAGCAGTACCCGAACGAAGATTTTGTGGTGGAAAAGGATGCTTATACCCCTTGAGCCCAAAAAGGCGTCTCTGCATCATCGGTGTTGACAGGAAGGCCAGTTGAAAAAAAGTGTTTTATATGGTATTCTAGAGGTGCTTGATTAAGTAGCTACCAAACCCCGCCGCTTCACTGACCGTACCGGTCAAGTCATCCCCCCCAACTGTAAGCGGCGGGGCTCTTTATACCCTTTCAACTCAGGAAACATTGGTCTCGATTATCCTGAACCCGTATCCAACTCGTAGAGACAACAGATTTACTTGCACCGAGGAAAATTGTATACTTGGGAAAAATGCTCGTGATAAATAACGCAAGTTCTGTGCAAGATGGCGTGAAGAGGTAAAACGCCATGCCGTGGAATAAACGTTTTGCACGGGTCGTTATTTACATCTTTTCGGGATGAGGGCCGCTGATTTCGCAGGCTGGCGAAGTTTTGAACACGACGCCGGGCAAAGAAAAAGAATCTATCGGATAATGGCTTATCCTCCAGTTGGGGATTGAGGAGCGTCTTTTGAGACAGGCCGAAGACGAATTAACAATGCGCGAGACACGATATGGTGCCCTCCTTGAAACAGACCTCGAGGCCATATGCTGCTTTCTCCCGGACACAACGCTCACCTTCGTAAATAGGGGCTATTGCAAGATCTGCGGCCGAAAGCATTCGGATTTGATCGGACGCAAGTGGAAGGAGTTTGTGCCCGAAAACGCGCGCGGAAAGATTATCCGGACCGTAGAGACAATCGCTTATGAAATGCAGGCGGGGCACTATGAGCATGAGGTCATCACGTCGAACGGACAAGTAAGGTGGGTCGATTGGTACGTATATCCGATCACGGATGAGGCAGGGAGGCTCGTTGAATTCCAGTCAGTGGGGCGGGACGTAAGCGGCCAGAAACAGACCGAACGTGCGCTCCGCGAAAGTGAACAGAGGTTTAGGGACCTTGCCGATAAATCACCCGTCGGCATTTATCTCCTTGAGGATGGGGTTGCTAAATACCTGAACCAGCCATTCGCTGATATGCACGGCTACACGGCGGACGAACTGATAAATCGGAATACGCTCAAGACGCTCGTCCATCCGGATGATTGGGACAAGGCCGAGAGACGTTCTGTGGACCGACTCAAAGGAGGGGTTGGACCCAAGGGAAAGTTCAGCTTTCGAGGTGTAACCAAGGCCGGCGAAACTATTTATGTCGAGACATATGCTGCGGTGACGACTTACGAGGGACGGCCCGCGGTCATAGGCACCGGTATTGATGTGACGGAGCGGATACGCATCGAAGAAGAATTGAAGAACTATAAGGACCATCTGGAAAAACTGGTCGAAGAAAGAACCATGCAACTGAATCAGGCAAACGAAGAACTTCAGCAGGACATAGCGAGAAGAAAAGAGGTCGAGAGCGCACTTGACGCCAAGTCGCGAAGTCTCGAAGAGGTAAATACCGCCCTCAAGGTATTACTCCGGCAGCGAGAGGATGACAGGAGTGAGCTTGAAGAAAAGGTCTATTCCAATGTGAAGGATTTGGTCCTTCGTTACACCCACATGCTGAGAGAGACGCGCCCGGATTCAAAGCAAACCGGTCTTCTCGACATAATAGAGGCGAACCTCAACAAGATCATCTCTCCGTTTTCGAAGAGGTTAAGTGCCTTCGATTTCACCCCGAAAGAGACGGAGGTGATTTCCCTGATCAAAGAGGGCAAAACCAGCAAAGATATCGCAGATCTTTTGGGCGTCTCCCTGGACGCAATCAGTCAGCACAGATACCAGATCAGAAGAAAGTTGAGCCTCAACCGAAAAAAGACCGGCCTCAGGTCGTATCTGTTGACCCTCGAATAGCGCAGTGTCACTTGAAAGTTATGCCCGGCCACTCTCGTTATCCTTAAGATGGTCTTCCCCAGATATGATGATTTTCCTCATACTATACTCTAAGTTTTTTCATATTCTCCAAAATATATATTTATTGTAGCATTCCTAATAACGTTCAAGGGTACAAACGCTCCGGAAGCTTCACGATTGTAAGGTTCCCATTTGGAAGATAGAAGAGAGCGCACGCCGTTATGAAAGCTGGCAAACAAATGAAGCCCCTCGATATCATGGA
Proteins encoded:
- the miaA gene encoding tRNA (adenosine(37)-N6)-dimethylallyltransferase MiaA, with protein sequence MLSNKRKIVSISGPTCTGKSSLALRLADKFRGEIINCDSMQVYRHFDIGTAKPDSTMRKTIPHHLVDIVEPHEEFHAARFKEMADHAIEDVLSRGFLPILVGGTGLYLRALIYGLFKAEKDSEIRERLQKEYAQDPLAFYERLREIDRDYAMRISFKDRIRVVRAMEIFLVTGKKVTDLEKDHGFKHPVYDILRIGLRKDRAELYASIDARVEEMLAAGWVEEVKAILSGGISDGVKPFSGIGYREILLYIKGSIRYEDMVKDIKQQTRHYAKRQFTWFAKEKDMYWFEYPGDSETITDKVDAFLNLWN
- a CDS encoding PBP1A family penicillin-binding protein — translated: MSILFVLVPALFGVSFGYALVNYLEIPDVKQLETYRPKSATRLFADDGTLYAELYVEKRVPIPITEMPRHLRLAFIAIEDVRFYKHFGVDIRGIGRAIYRNIMRKGITEGASTITQQLARNLYLTPQKTLKRKIEEAILAIQIERTYSKDEILNMYLNLIYLGEGAHGVEAASYTYFHKHARELSLDESAMLAAMTKSPSRLSPYKNPAKTVERRNTVLRKMYDAGFISKEEYANAVHTALAIAPFKTYEKKTGYFTEYVRQTLEDLVEDPQEIYTTGFNIKTTLSLKMTDFAYEAIEKGIQAYQKRHPQAEPPEVALVAMEVKTGEIKALIGGRDFSSSPYNRAVQARRQPGSAFKPIIYLTALEQGFKPDMILRDAPISFNNPHNGSVWSPKNYHNEYHGDVTMRKALELSLNTATVRLLEKVGVENVIDMAKQLHITSNFEPNLSLSLGTTEIAPIELAAAYATFARGGTYMPPMAFRTITTIEGEEKYNQEIPEEPVVTPEVAYGLVDMMKGVIQRGTARAAAKMPYYLAGKTGTTDESRDAWFIGFSPDLLCAVWVGYDKKINLSREAGASVALPIWMDFMSKALQQYPNEDFVVEKDAYTP
- a CDS encoding PAS domain S-box protein; the protein is MRQAEDELTMRETRYGALLETDLEAICCFLPDTTLTFVNRGYCKICGRKHSDLIGRKWKEFVPENARGKIIRTVETIAYEMQAGHYEHEVITSNGQVRWVDWYVYPITDEAGRLVEFQSVGRDVSGQKQTERALRESEQRFRDLADKSPVGIYLLEDGVAKYLNQPFADMHGYTADELINRNTLKTLVHPDDWDKAERRSVDRLKGGVGPKGKFSFRGVTKAGETIYVETYAAVTTYEGRPAVIGTGIDVTERIRIEEELKNYKDHLEKLVEERTMQLNQANEELQQDIARRKEVESALDAKSRSLEEVNTALKVLLRQREDDRSELEEKVYSNVKDLVLRYTHMLRETRPDSKQTGLLDIIEANLNKIISPFSKRLSAFDFTPKETEVISLIKEGKTSKDIADLLGVSLDAISQHRYQIRRKLSLNRKKTGLRSYLLTLE